A segment of the Deltaproteobacteria bacterium genome:
AAGAAAATCCTTGTCCCCGCTGATGATGACCACCTCTAAGCCCTCTCTCTCCGCCCCTTTTGCGATGGTTCCGATCAGGTCATCTGCCTCATAGCCCTCCTTTTCCAAGATGGGTATCCGGAAGGCCTCCACGATATTCTTGATGTAAGGAATCTGGGGAGCGAGGTCATCGGGCATGTCAGGTCTATTGGCCTTATAATCGGAGTAGAGCTTATTGCGGAAGGTGGGGCCTTTGGCATCAAAGACCACAGCCACCCCATCGGGCTTATGATCCCTCAGCACCTTCAACAACATAGAGGTAAAGCCAAATATGGCATTGGTGGGAATGCCTTTGGAGGTGGACAACCCCCTGATGGCGTAAAAGGCGCGGTAGATATAAGAGCTGCCGTCGATCAAAAATAATCTTTTCAGGGGAAGCATGTTAACCTGCTAACAAAAGATTCAAGACTGTACAACAGCCTTAATACCTTTTTTAAGTGAGGTCTGCTTATCCCTACCAAATAAGAATACCGAATTGGGACAACAAACAATTTTCCACAAACTACTAATACCTCAAAATCCTACATTCCTCAAGAGTATACCTGAACCGTTGGTTTTTAGGCGGCAATTTCAGACAACTACTAGTATTTACTCCACGCTTTTGTCGGTCATAGCCGGAGTGTAGCGTTGGTAGTTGTCCCGGCCCTTTTGCTTGGCGCGGTACATGGCGATGTCGGCATTCTTCATCAAGGTATCAGTATATTCACCGTCCTCGGGATAGATGGCAATCCCAATGCTTGTGGTGATATGGAGTTTGTGGTCATCAAGCACAAAGGGCTCTCGAAAGGCTTCTAGGATCTTTTGGGCAATCTTGGCCACATATTCCATCCGAACTATTTCCGGTAATAACAGCAAAAATTCGTCGCCCCCCATGCGGGCAACAGTATCGCTTTTGCGCAGAAGTCTTGCCAGTCGATCGCCAACAGCTTGCAGCAACTTGTCCCCTGCGCTGTGTCCCAACGTATCATTGACTTCCTTGAATCGATCCAGATCGAGCAACATCATTGCCAGTTTTTGCTGTTTGCGTTGCGCGTGAGCCAGTGCCAGGGTGAGACGGTCATTGAACAGCATCCGGTTGGGCAGGCCGGTCAGGGGATCATGCGTGGCCATATAGGCGAGTTGTTGCTCCGCCCGCTTGCGTTCGGTGACATCGGACAACGTAACTATGACCCTGCCGTCTTCTAATAAGGTTGGTTTGAACTCTATCTCCTTAACCTCCCTATCTTTGCAAACGACACTAAATACTCTATCAACCTCCATTTGGGCAAAATCCCGCTTCCAGGTACCGATGACCTTCTTCCTGTATTTCGGGTCTGGATAGGCCTTATAAAACCAATCCTTTTCGGTGGGGACGTCCTGGAGGGTATAGCCGGTAATGCGGGTGAATTCAGGATTGATATAGAGATATTCCCCATCCTTGTCGATCAAGACTACACCATAGGGGGCCTTCTGAAGCATGGAGAAAAAGGTCTCCTTCTCCTTTTGCAATAACTCCTTCGCACTTTTGCGCTCGGTGATGTCGCGGGAAACTTCTACCACTATCTTTGGTCGGCCATCCTCGTACCGCGCAGCCACGCTGGCCGTACACCAGAAGTCCATTTCTCTTCCATTGGCGGTGATAACTTTAGTTTCATGTTCATGAATTTTGCCGTCTTTGAAGCATTTCTCCACTATGCACGGCTCGCAAACTTTATCACATCTGTGGTAAGTGGTATAACACTTCTTTCCAACTATGTTTGCCCCGAACAAACTCTTTGCGACATCGTTAGCCCACAAAATATTGTGTTGCTCGTCTATCATGCTCATGTGATCCGTTACAGAACTGACAATTCCTACGAGTTTCTCCTCGCTTTCCCGCAGCGCCTCCTCTGCCTGCTTGCGCTCGGTTTCTAATGCTTTCAGCTCATTAATACGTTGGCGCATTTTTTTCAATTCATTTATAAGTTGATCTTTTGTCTTATCTTTGTCTTTCATACCTTGTCTTCCTCATTACCCACCTCAACCAAGTTTATGAAATACCTAGCAGGGGTTCGTAGGGACAAAAGGGCTCTTCTTCTAGGTAGTCACCGGTGAAGGCAAAGGCCCTGGCCCTGCACCCACCGCACACCACCCGATATTCGCACCTACCGCATTTCCCCTTTAAGTTGTTTAATTTCCTTAATTTATTGAATACCTCTGCCTCCTCCCAAATCTCCTTAAAGGGCTTTTCTCTGATGTTTCCGCCGGTGATCTCCAGATAACCGCATGGCTGAGCATCACCTCTGTGAGAGAGAAAACAGAAGGAAATCCCGCCCAAGCACCCCCGGGTAAAGGCATCCAGTCCTTCCATTTCTCCTCTACGGGCCTTGGCACCCCCGTGCTGATGGACGATGCGATAATACTGGGGGGCACAGGTGGCCTTAAACTGTATTGGCACTTTGTCCCCCTGTTCGTAGAACCACCCCAAGGTCCGCTCATAGTCCTCTGGGGTGATCTCTTCTCCGGCCAAGTCCTTCCCCCTCCCTGTGGGGACTAAGAGAAATATATGATGGGCCACAGCCCCCAACCGTATGGTCAACTTGAGGATATCCTCTATCTCTGCCAGATTTCTTTTGGTCACAGTTGTGTTGATCTGAAAATCCAACCCCGCCTCCTTGAGGTATCTTATCCCTTCCATGGCCCCTGCAAAGGCTCCGACTACCCCGCGAAATCGATCATGACTCTCAGCCAAAGCGCCATCCAGGCTTACGCTTACCCTCTGGATGCCAGCTCGTTTGGCCGCAGTCGCCTTTTCGGCATCCAAGAGGGTCCCGTTAACAGCCATTACCGCCCGCAGCCCCTTACGCCTACTATAGGCGGCGACCTCAAAGATGTCCTCCCGCAACAGCGGCTCCCCACCAGTGAGGATCAATACCGGTTTGCTAAAGGCGGCGACCTCATCTATGAACCGGAAACACTCCTCCGTTGTGAGCTCGTCTTCGTACGGCCCCCTCTCAGCAGCTGCCCGGCAGTGGAGACAACTGAGGTTGCAACTTCTGGTCACTTCCCAGGCGATCATCCTCAAATCTGCCCTTAAAACACCCCTATTCCCTGACATCATCGCCTGCACACCTTGACTTTTTAATATCAAAATTTGTGCCTACAAACAATAAACACCTTATTGTAGCACAACTAAGCAAAATCAAAAGGGCTTCTCTGCGGGGGGAGTAAAGGTGAATGACCCAAAAATGTTGAAAGTGACAATTTTTGTCACTTTCAACAGACAACAGGTGACAATTTAGAGAATATTTTTAGCACAAGAGAGACATGATTATCCATTATTTCATCAGGAATTTCGCCATCTCCTTGGCGAAATAGGTCAGGATGATATCCGCCCCTGCCCTCTTTATAGAGAGCAATACCTCCCGCATTACCCCCTCCCCATCTATCCAGCCAAGCTGATCTGCTCCCTTGACCATGGCATATTCTCCGCTTACATTGTAGGCTGCTACCGGTATATCAAACTCCACCTTGACCCGGTAGATGATGTCCAGATAAGCGAGGGCGGGCTTGATCATGACGATGTCCGCCCCTTCTTCTAGGTCAAGTGCCACCTCTCGAATGGCCTCATCGCTGTTGGCCGGATCCATCTGATACGATCTGCGATCCCCAAACTGCGGGGGTGACTCTGCTGCCTCCCGGAAGGGACCATAGAATGCAGAGGCGTATTTGGCGCTGTAGGACATGATGGGGATATGGGAATAGCCCTCCTGGTCCAAGAGCTCTCGGATGGCCTTCACCCTGCCGTCCATCATATCAGAGGGGGCTATCATGTCTGCTCCAGCCCTTACATGTGAGAGGGCCTGGCGGGCCAAAAGCTCCAAGGTGGGATCGTTCAAGATCACCCCATCTTTCACCAAGCCACAATGCCCGTGGCTGGTATATTCGCAAAGGCAGCAATCGGTGATGATCAGAAGCTCGGGGACGGCCTCTTTTAGGGCCTTTATAGCCCTTTGGATGATACCATCAGCGTCATAGGCCTCCGAGGCAACCTCATCCTTTTTCTCCGGTATCCCGAATAGAATGACCCCAGGTATCCCCAATTCCTTGACCTCTTTTGCCTCCTTGATCAATTCATCTATGGAAAGCTGGTAACAGTCTGGCATGGAACCGATGGGGTTCCTTACCCCCCTACCAGGACGGACAAAGAGGGGATAGATCAGGTCATTCACTGTCACGGTGGTCTCCCTGATCAGACGGCGGAAGTCCTCATTGGCCCTGAGCCTGCGGGGTCGATAGAA
Coding sequences within it:
- a CDS encoding sensor domain-containing diguanylate cyclase, which encodes MKDKDKTKDQLINELKKMRQRINELKALETERKQAEEALRESEEKLVGIVSSVTDHMSMIDEQHNILWANDVAKSLFGANIVGKKCYTTYHRCDKVCEPCIVEKCFKDGKIHEHETKVITANGREMDFWCTASVAARYEDGRPKIVVEVSRDITERKSAKELLQKEKETFFSMLQKAPYGVVLIDKDGEYLYINPEFTRITGYTLQDVPTEKDWFYKAYPDPKYRKKVIGTWKRDFAQMEVDRVFSVVCKDREVKEIEFKPTLLEDGRVIVTLSDVTERKRAEQQLAYMATHDPLTGLPNRMLFNDRLTLALAHAQRKQQKLAMMLLDLDRFKEVNDTLGHSAGDKLLQAVGDRLARLLRKSDTVARMGGDEFLLLLPEIVRMEYVAKIAQKILEAFREPFVLDDHKLHITTSIGIAIYPEDGEYTDTLMKNADIAMYRAKQKGRDNYQRYTPAMTDKSVE
- the ahbD gene encoding heme b synthase → MMSGNRGVLRADLRMIAWEVTRSCNLSCLHCRAAAERGPYEDELTTEECFRFIDEVAAFSKPVLILTGGEPLLREDIFEVAAYSRRKGLRAVMAVNGTLLDAEKATAAKRAGIQRVSVSLDGALAESHDRFRGVVGAFAGAMEGIRYLKEAGLDFQINTTVTKRNLAEIEDILKLTIRLGAVAHHIFLLVPTGRGKDLAGEEITPEDYERTLGWFYEQGDKVPIQFKATCAPQYYRIVHQHGGAKARRGEMEGLDAFTRGCLGGISFCFLSHRGDAQPCGYLEITGGNIREKPFKEIWEEAEVFNKLRKLNNLKGKCGRCEYRVVCGGCRARAFAFTGDYLEEEPFCPYEPLLGIS
- the hemB gene encoding porphobilinogen synthase encodes the protein MRFPFYRPRRLRANEDFRRLIRETTVTVNDLIYPLFVRPGRGVRNPIGSMPDCYQLSIDELIKEAKEVKELGIPGVILFGIPEKKDEVASEAYDADGIIQRAIKALKEAVPELLIITDCCLCEYTSHGHCGLVKDGVILNDPTLELLARQALSHVRAGADMIAPSDMMDGRVKAIRELLDQEGYSHIPIMSYSAKYASAFYGPFREAAESPPQFGDRRSYQMDPANSDEAIREVALDLEEGADIVMIKPALAYLDIIYRVKVEFDIPVAAYNVSGEYAMVKGADQLGWIDGEGVMREVLLSIKRAGADIILTYFAKEMAKFLMK